A single window of Lutzomyia longipalpis isolate SR_M1_2022 chromosome 1, ASM2433408v1 DNA harbors:
- the LOC129797641 gene encoding tetratricopeptide repeat protein 28: MSQRDFENEPEGTPDLPAANRTLFLEKVRQSNAACQSGDFTTAVALYTDALALDPTNHILYSNRSAARLKQGQFQLALQDATKARELCPQWPKAYFRQGVALQCLGRYGEALAAFSSGLAQDPSNKQLLAGLVEASIKSPLRSALEPTFQQLCAMKLDQSPFVVISVVGQELLQAGQYHSAVTVLEAALQIGSCSLKLRGSVFSALSSAHWALNQLDKAISYMQQDLAVAKSLGDTQGECRVYGNLGSGKFSQGSYKEALTAHRYQLVLAMKCKDTQAAAAALTSLGHVYTAIGDYPNALASHKQCVQLVKQMGDRLQEAREIGNVGTVYLAMGEFDSAVDCHMQHLRLARKLNNQIEVARAYSNLGNSHHYRRSFTQAIQFHEQVLRIAQQLGDRAIEARAYAGLGHACRCAGMYSQAKRWHEKQLEMALAARDKFAEGRALSNLGIVYQLTRRHDAALKLHQAHLAIARQLQDRAGMGRAFGNLGNAYFSAGLYEAAIKCHKQELTISKEVHDRSAEGCTHGNLAVAYQALGSHDMALMHYRAHLDIASEQKDTASLSQAYLNLGNFWSLRQEFAQAIPYYEHYLMLSQELGDVAAEGKACHFLGYAHYCIGNYREAVRYYDQDLALAKDMQDKMNMGRAYCNLGLANLALDWKAAALECQKYFLAISHMMNHLPGKFRALGNIGDVLIRMGDLDEAGKMYQRQLGLARQARERSMEAAACGALGLCNRLLKRFDKALGYHTQELTLRQEMGDVPGEARAHCHLGAVHMALGNYTHAVKCYQEQLERAQELQDPVIEAQAFGNLGIARLNMTHYEDAISYLEQQLAALERISTAQAQHDRTRALGHLGDCYDALGDYDNAIKCHERHLQLAIAMQSFRDQDLAYRGLGHSHRALGNLQEALVCLEKRLVVAHELGSLEAKGAAYLDLGNIHSALGNHEQALNCLEHQRDIAQELGDRVALSDATSGLGGVFFQMGDHESALKLHKMDLEICEGLQVMTLQARAYGNLASVYESMGKYSEAVRHLEKQLSLASDRLVKASVCMSLGRVLHTMSQTSQAINFLRQGLAIAQSLSKSEEEAKIRHQLGIALRASGDNDNARGQLESAAQILEAVRAEQRSPEARNHLFDLQTSCYHALQQILVTLGRTEEALVAAERCRARTTPDATVTTFTSKKGSNLACSENIFDTVNRSKCSVIYFSLAGDELYTWFLQPQKRIVRFNSAKINETTLQFSGTQQQPGKDSSTLLEQYIYMVRESLGVNAANQEGDGWRSSENLLDDFASERAGFLRMVNRNHLLNSSNYSLSSLFSLGSVGGSVASLQGSTRSIGSLSRRVPIMPTWQGPACLHSLYKLLLAPFEDLLPDSATTARVGRRDLVLVLENELYLVPFAVLRSGQEDGEYLSERCSLITVPSLTTLRQKSRSRNREAAENLNSALVVGGPRIPTSLSETWGWSESPASLQEAAMVADMLHAKALCASTATKEAVVAELPGAECVHFAANVSWKLGAVVLSPGDVIDSQKRFFPATGNEIENDEEISDLSTSNMEIPPLSDFILSAADLLNMKLKAKLVVLSSYHSIEPISGSGVANLASAWLLAGAGAVLVSLWPVPETAAKILLRAFYSALLQGAAAASALAEAISTVQNTKHFAHPANWAGFLLIGANVRLSNKVALIGQALCELVKAPDKCRDALRVCLHLVEKSLQRIHRGQKNAMYTTQKSIDNKAGPVSGWKDLLMAVGFRFEPSANGIPSSVFFPQSDPEDRLSQCSASLQALLALSATTLHALSKVVNSSEIADDIIAVLRNVVGQFPSKGSGELETQVEIPLSVRLWRVSGCHELLASLGFDLMEVGQDQVTLRTGKMANRRNCQFVLQALLALFDTQEAPKSLGLESSEESLNEDGCSEVADEAPVSPENPPPSKRSNSPIGPLVKSHLTLSRPPLPIRRVPFLSSKSAFISYVRRRGEPDGGRTDSSDVPSISSSQVLSASTLDSSLANTTDSELSSDGYGAQTLPKKLFGGYTTLHHASDSSAVAESNVSQALAHQTRIRSLYSGPVGADGGALMAGRPDSSSSASSTTDWEGSGHATVLRRVNQQNQTLPPLPPPRQQLPLVDLAPLAPVYNNLAPVVGALDAGAAALDSTSSDSEFERGAFGFGTRSRGKLKMPLGRKISETIGFMDRLSVRTEVSPGQAAPVPGTSGASGQGTSAGGTSSGRKMNLADEAAALTLHSASLYFTPESDEKGAAGGSSTAKEVLKTSYQPPKSMQESLLRHMNREMTPTISEVYHERNIGLGLAPPLSKLLLSKSYSLDEAEPSKASSSSSKTSTLVDAVSEIDLSAAASAATIPGPSSVTGTVCSVCNAPAELMCTCSDSPGGTPKTPISVPKKSSLKPWLSTVNTSLVKASDLTTADILERQKIKANIQAVTHDVSTAGLKDKRNGSPFSELSRRDEGDGRSVSDSQCSGSFKNDHKAAAQQQSQRVTKFSLETL; the protein is encoded by the exons AATGAACCAGAAGGAACACCAGATTTGCCGGCCGCCAACAGAACGTTATTCCTGGAGAAG GTGAGACAATCAAATGCTGCGTGCCAGAGTGGTGACTTTACAACGGCTGTGGCACTCTACACCGATGCTTTGGCACTCGATCCCACAAATCACATTCTCTACAGCAATAGATCCGCTGCCAGACTCAAGCAGGGACAATTTCAGCTTGCACTTCAG gatgCAACCAAAGCCAGAGAACTCTGCCCACAGTGGCCAAAGGCCTACTTTCGGCAGGGTGTGGCTCTGCAGTGTTTGGGAAGGTATGGTGAAGCCCTGGCGGCTTTTAGTTCGGGCCTGGCACAAGATCCCTCCAATAAGCAACTCCTGGCTGGACTTGTGGAGGCGAGTATCAAGTCTCCCCTCCGGAGTGCCCTGGAACCGACTTTTCAGCAACTCTGTGCCATGAAACTCGATCAATCGCCCTTTGTGGTGATCTCAGTGGTGGGTCAGGAGCTCCTCCAGGCGGGGCAGTACCATTCAGCGGTGACAGTCTTGGAGGCAGCACTGCAGATTGGTTCGTGTTCCCTGAAACTCCGTGGATCCGTATTTAGTGCTCTAAGTTCAGCACATTGGGCACTTAATCAACTCGATAAGGCCATCAGCTATATGCAGCAGGATTTGGCGGTGGCTAAGAGTTTAGGTGATACCCAGGGGGAATGTCGTGTATATGGGAATCTCGGCAGTGGGAAATTCAGTCAGGGATCCTACAAGGAAGCTCTAACTGCCCATAG ATACCAATTGGTCCTGGCAATGAAGTGTAAGGACACACAGgcagctgctgctgctctCACGTCATTGGGTCACGTGTACACAGCCATAGGGGATTACCCAAATGCCCTGGCGAGTCATAAACAATGCGTGCAGTTGGTGAAACAGATGGGGGATCGTTTGCAGGAAGCACGAGAGATTGGGAATGTTGGAACGGTGTACCTGGCCATGGGGGAATTTGATTCAGCTGTTGATTGTCACATGCAGCACCTTCGTTTAGCACGGAAGCTGAATAATCAGATTGAAGTGGCACGAGCGTACAGCAATTTGGGGAATAGTCATCACTACAGGCGGAGCTTCACGCAGGCCATTCAATTCCACGAGCAAGTTTTGCGAATTGCCCAACAACTGGGGGATCGTGCAATTGAGGCGAGAGCCTATGCGGGTCTCGGGCATGCATGTCGTTGCGCTGGGATGTACAGTCAGGCCAAGAGGTGGCATGAGAAGCAACTGGAGATGGCCCTAGCGGCAAGGGATAAATTTGCCGAGGGTAGAGCTCTGTCGAATTTAGGAATTGTCTATCAGCTAACACGACGGCATGATGCTGCTCTTAAGCTCCATCAGGCACATCTAGCCATTGCCAGACAACTGCAGGATCGTGCTGGTATGGGAAGGGCTTTTGGGAATCTCGGTAATGCATACTTCAGTGCAGGACTGTACGAGGCTGCAATTAAATGCCACAAACAGGAATTAACAATTAGCAAAGAGGTGCACGATCGTAGTGCCGAAGGATGTACGCATGGGAATCTCGCGGTAGCCTATCAAGCTCTAGGATCCCATGATATGGCTCTCATGCACTACAGAGCACACTTGGATATTGCATCAGAGCAGAAAGATACGGCAAGTCTTAGTCAGGCTTATCTCAATTTAGGGAACTTTTGGAGTTTACGGCAGGAATTTGCTCAAGCTATTCCCTACTATGAGCACTATCTGATGCTATCGCAGGAGTTGGGGGATGTAGCAGCTGAAGGGAAGGCATGTCACTTTCTGGGATACGCTCACTATTGCATAGGAAATTACAGGGAAGCTGTAAGATACTACGATCAGGATCTTGCTCTGGCAAAGGATATGCAGGATAAGATGAATATGGGCAGGGCGTACTGCAATCTGGGTCTTGCAAATCTCGCCCTGGACTGGAAGGCGGCTGCATTGGAGTGTCAAAAGTACTTTCTCGCCATATCGCACATGATGAATCATCTTCCGGGAAAATTTCGAGCTTTGGGTAATATTGGGGATGTTCTCATACGGATGGGTGATTTGGATGAAGCTGGAAAGATGTACCAGCGCCAACTGGGATTGGCACGGCAGGCAAGGGAGAGATCAATGGAGGCAGCAGCGTGCGGAGCTCTTGGGTTGTGCAATCGTCTCCTGAAACGCTTCGATAAAGCTCTCGGATATCATACGCAGGAATTGACGTTGCGTCAGGAAATGGGAGATGTTCCGGGTGAAGCAAGAGCTCACTGTCATCTGGGGGCTGTTCACATGGCCCTCGGGAACTACACGCACGCCGTTAAGTGCTACCAAGAGCAACTTGAGAGGGCACAGGAACTTCAAGATCCCGTAATTGAGGCTCAGGCTTTTGGGAATTTGGGCATAGCACGGCTCAATATGACGCACTACGAGGATGCCATTAGTTACCTGGAGCAGCAATTAGCAGCCTTGGAGAGGATTAGCACAGCACAAGCGCAGCACGATCGAACACGTGCTCTGGGGCATCTGGGTGATTGCTACGATGCCCTTGGGGACTATGATAATGCCATAAAATGCCATGAACGACATCTACAGCTGGCCATTGCAATGCAGAGCTTCCGGGATCAGGATCTTGCTTACAGGGGTTTGGGGCATTCGCATCGAGCTCTGGGAAATCTCCAGGAAGCTCTTGTTTGCCTCGAGAAGAGACTCGTTGTGGCTCATGAATTGGGGAGTTTGGAAGCAAAGGGGGCTGCTTACCTGGATTTAGGGAACATTCACAGTGCTCTGGGGAATCATGAGCAAGCTCTCAACTGCCTGGAACACCAGAGAGATATTGCCCAAGAGCTTGGCGATCGGGTAGCACTGTCAGATGCCACCAGTGGACTTGGGGGTGTATTCTTCCAAATGGGAGATCATGAGAGTGCGCTGAAGCTTCACAAGATGGATCTGGAGATTTGCGAAGGGCTCCAGGTGATGACACTCCAAGCTCGTGCCTATGGGAATCTCGCAAGTGTCTACGAGAGTATGGGAAAGTATTCCGAAGCTGTTCGTCATCTTGAGAAGCAACTCTCCCTGGCGTCTGATCGATTGGTCAAGGCATCTGTTTGCATGTCCCTGGGCAGGGTGCTGCATACAATGAGCCAGACATCCcaagcaattaattttctacgtCAGGGATTAGCCATTGCACAGAGTTTGAGTAAATCGGAGGAAGAAGCAAAGATAAGGCATCAATTGGGTATTGCTTTGCGTGCTTCGGGGGACAATGATAATGCTCGTGGACAGCTGGAGAGTGCAGCACAAATCTTGGAAGCAGTTCGTGCGGAACAGAGATCACCCGAAGCGAGAAATCATTTGTTTGATCTTCAAACAAGCTGTTATCATGCATTGCAGCAGATTCTCGTTACTCTTGGCAGGACGGAGGAAGCTCTTGTGGCAGCTGAGAGGTGTCGTGCTAGAACAACTCCCGATGCCACAGTCACGACTTTCACGAGCAAAAAAGGATCAAATCTGGCCTGCAGTGAGAATATCTTTGACACTGTGAATAGGAGCAAATGCAGCGTGATTTACTTCAGTTTAGCCGGAGATGAATTATACACGTGGTTCCTGCAGCCACAGAAGCGTATTGTTCGCTTCAATAGTGCCAAAATCAATGAGACAACCCTACAGTTCAGTGGGACACAGCAGCAGCCCGGAAAGGACTCATCAACACTCCTTGAGCAGTACATCTACATGGTGCGTGAGAGTTTGGGGGTGAATGCGGCAAATCAGGAGGGGGATGGATGGAGATCATCTGAGAATCTCCTTGATGATTTTGCCAGTGAGAGAGCTGGATTCCTCAGAATGGTCAATAGGAATCATCTGCTAAACTCCAGCAACTACAGTTTGAGTTCTCTCTTCAGTTTGGGAAGTGTTGGGGGATCAGTGGCAAGTTTACAGGGATCAACGCGCTCCATTGGAAGTCTCTCACGACGTGTACCCATCATGCCAACGTGGCAGGGTCCAGCGTGTCTTCATTCCCTCTATAAACTCCTCCTGGCGCCATTTGAGGATCTTCTTCCTGACAGTGCGACAa CTGCTCGTGTGGGAAGACGCGATCTTGTCCTGGTGCTGGAAAATGAATTGTACTTGGTGCCATTTGCCGTGCTACGAAGTGGGCAGGAAGATGGGGAATATCTATCGGAACGCTGCTCCCTCATCACAGTGCCATCCCTGACTACATTGCGGCAGAAGAGTCGTTCTCGGAATCGCGAAGCAGCTGAAAATCTCAATAGTGCCCTCGTTGTGGGTGGTCCACGTATCCCCACATCCCTCTCGGAGACATGGGGCTGGTCTGAATCCCCGGCATCCCTTCAGGAGGCTGCAATGGTGGCCGATATGCTTCATGCAAAGGCACTGTGTGCTTCCACAGCCACCAAGGAAGCTGTTGTGGCGGAACTTCCGGGTGCTGAGTGCGTCCATTTTGCAGCAAATGTTAGTTGGAAATTGGGAGCAGTTGTTCTCAGTCCGGGTGATGTGATTGATTCACAGAAGAGATTCTTTCCCGCAACGGGGAATGAAATTGAGAATGATGAAGAGATCAGTGATCTCTCAACGTCAAACATGGAAATCCCTCCACTATCGGACTTTATTCTCAGTGCTGCTGACTTGTTGAATATGAAGCTCAAAGCGAAATTAGTTGTACTCAGTTCGTATCATTCCATTGAACCCATTAGTGGGTCAGGTGTTGCCAATTTGGCCAGTGCATGGCTTCTGGCAGGAGCTGGAGCAGTTCTCGTATCACTCTGGCCTGTTCCCGAGACTGCTGCAAAGATTCTCCTGAGGGCATTCTATTCGGCTCTACTGCAGGGAGCTGCTGCAGCTAGTGCCCTCGCTGAAGCCATCTCCACTGTCCAGAACACAAAACATTTTGCCCATCCAGCCAATTGGGCGGGATTCCTGCTTATTGGTGCCAATGTGAGATTATCCAATAAAGTAGCTCTAATTGGGCAGGCTCTGTGTGAGCTTGTTAAGGCACCGGATAAGTGTCGGGATGCCCTACGTGTATGCCTGCATCTGGTCGAGAAGAGCCTCCAGAGGATTCATCGTGGGCAGAAGAATGCCATGTACACCACGCAGAAGAGCATAGATAATAAGGCAGGACCAGTTAGTGGGTGGAAGGATCTTCTCATGGCTGTTGGGTTTCGTTTTGAACCCTCCGCCAATGGGATTCCTTCGAGTGTTTTCTTCCCACAATCCGACCCGGAAGATCGTCTCTCACAGTGCTCAGCAAGTCTCCAAGCTCTCCTTGCACTGTCAGCCACAACTCTTCATGCGCTATCGAAAGTGGTCAATAGTTCAGAGATTGCAGATGACATCATTGCCGTCTTGAGAAATGTTGTCGGTCAATTCCCATCAAAGGGCAGTGGTGAGCTGGAAACACAAGTCGAGATTCCACTCAGTGTCCGTCTGTGGAGAGTTTCCGGCTGCCACGAATTGCTCGCATCGCTGGGATTTGATCTGATGGAAGTTGGGCAGGATCAGGTGACACTGCGAACGGGAAAAATGGCCAACAGGAGGAATTGCCAGTTTGTCCTCCAAGCGCTTCTTGCACTATTCG ATACGCAAGAAGCACCAAAGAGTCTAGGGCTGGAATCCAGCGAAGAGTCATTGAATGAAGATGGATGCTCCGAAGTGGCTGATGAAGCTCCCGTTAGCCCAGAAAATCCTCCTCCATCCAAACGAAGTAATTCCCCAATTGGACCTCTCG TTAAATCCCATTTGACGCTCTCTCGACCACCTCTACCCATCCGGAGGGTACCATTTTTGAGTTCTAAAAGTGCCTTCATCTCGTATGTACGTCGCCGTGGGGAACCCGATGGTGGACGAACTGATTCCTCAGATGTGCCATCAATTTCATCGTCACAAGTTCTCTCAGCGAGTACGTTGGATTCAAGTTTAGCCAATACGACGGATAGTGAGTTGTCCAGCGATGGATATGGGGCACAAACACTCCCCAAGAAGCTGTTTGGTGGCTACACAACGCTGCATCATGCCTCAGATTCCAGTGCGGTAGCTGAGAGCAATGTCTCCCAAGCATTGGCTCATCAGACGCGGATTAGGAGTCTCTATAGTGGCCCCGTGGGAGCAGATGGGGGTGCACTGATGGCAGGAAGGCCGGATAGTTCGAGTAGTGCGAGTAGTACGACTGATTGGGAGGGATCAGGGCATGCCACAGTCCTCAGGCGGGTTAATCAGCAAAATCAGACACTGCCACCATTGCCACCGCCACGGCAGCAATTGCCTCTAGTCGATCTGGCGCCCCTTGCGCCAGTTTACAACAATCTCGCCCCCGTGGTGGGTGCCCTTGATGCCGGGGCAGCAGCTCTGGACTCCACAAGTTCCGATTCGGAATTCGAACGGGGTGCCTTTGGCTTTGGGACACGTTCCCGAGGGAAGCTAAAGATGCCCCTTGGGAGGAAGATTTCCGAAACAATTGGCTTTATGGATAGGTTGAGTGTGCGAACTGAGGTATCCCCGGGGCAGGCAGCTCCAGTTCCTGGAACTTCTGGAGCATCTGGCCAGGGGACCTCAGCGGGCGGCACATCGTCAGGGAGGAAGATGAATTTGGCCGATGAAGCTGCTGCATTGACACTCCACAGTGCAAGTTTATACTTTACCCCGGAGAGTGATGAAAAGGGCGCCGCTGGGGGCTCAAGTACGGCCAAGGAGGTGCTGAAAACATCGTATCAACCGCCAAAGAGTATGCAGGAATCCCTCCTGAGGCATATGAATCGCGAAATGACACCCACAATTAGTGAGGTCTACCATGAAAGGAATATCGGATTGGGCTTAGCACCGCCACTGTCGAAGCTCCTCCTCAGCAAAAGCTACAGCTTAGATGAGGCAGAACCCAGCAAGGCATCGTCGTCTTCGTCGAAAACCTCAACTCTTGTGGATGCTGTGAGTGAAATTGATCTCAGTGCTGCTGCAAGTGCTGCCACAATTCCCGGACCATCGTCCGTCACGGGAACTGTCTGTTCCGTTTGCAATGCCCCAGCAGAGCTGATGTGTACGTGCTCCGATTCCCCTGGGGGTACACCCAAAACACCCATTTCTGTGCCAAAAAAGTCAAGCCTCAAGCCGTGGCTGAGTACCGTCAATACGAGCCTCGTGAAGGCCTCAGACCTCACCACAGCCGACATTCTCGAGCGCCAAAAGATCAAAGCCAACATCCAGGCCGTCACGCATGACGTCTCAACAGCCGGCCTCAAGGACAAGCGCAACGGGAGCCCCTTTAGTGAACTCTCACGTCGCGACGAGGGCGATGGACGCTCCGTGAGTGATTCCCAGTGTTCGGGGAGTTTTAAGAATGACCACAAAGCCGCTGCCCAGCAGCAGAGTCAGCGTGTTACAAAGTTCAGCCTTGAAACACTCTAA